Proteins encoded together in one Fimbriiglobus ruber window:
- a CDS encoding tetratricopeptide repeat protein, which yields MAPAPIARFPARSPAGGVNDPAGPDALRARAETATAAGRWDDAIADCTTAVEADFNLLVVVSARILAVATRGDATASRVAARQIDALQTSLTQSYLLRGTTHARAGRDDRACADFTHVLRLVPDHAGALVARGDAYRRQEQYDLAKADYVAATRHEPTLAVARCGLGEVALHLGDFAAAVTDFTTAIRLDPEPAAPYLGRGRAVLELGDLPAARADFDRALARAPESATAHYYRGLCLARANDSAAALEDFGRALELDATLAPAYLARGETHRTVGALETALADLDEYLRRDPASVAGLTMRGEIHQDRCNHDCAVADFDAALGYAPDGGDLYVRRARALCLKAGQTAAADSLAEALRLYPKASARGSAAQEPIGILALAGETAPSPGAVAFERGLAYQQDGDADRALAAYDDAILLDPDYAAAYRERGQLHRQAGRGRQALDDFSTAIRLAPDEPETYLRRGSTYLAVGQLDRATADFDAALRLDPDLAAAYANRGLVRVKQGDPHAAAADATAALRLDPALTRAYFVRGAARAALGRHADAVDDFDHLLELDPADALAYNERGVVLADMGEYERAVADYDRAIELKPAFVLARFNRAVALRASGNPGAAAADLDEVIRRQPQSAHAYYHRGLAAFDLGDHPRAAADLIRASQLDPDLDGVSEQLERVQAASHALADAAALVTTPEFPAPLQIAAPIEEFEEVTPVSSSEPPIAPAETLPEATAVTNEVEPVEVDPPPAPAPRTSGPTGGSCPDCPECRRPGKVAWVRPGQSFYCSGCRYIFKFHSSGAPVKVSRRAERKMAARTDPARPPLVARALARGWRGGLAATVLLACGVLVFTLRPAAAHPLRERSRDLTRAWLAQDVTRMSETTDPDMGKKLERWLVRNPPPEFARGNSSGAVSIEASVERTDGKSADVALKLSIADANGSPLVAVIYQHWIEKNGRWYFAPDTKETPPRKSGPTKKGK from the coding sequence GTGGCACCAGCACCCATAGCCCGATTCCCGGCCCGCTCTCCGGCCGGTGGCGTAAACGATCCCGCCGGCCCGGACGCGCTGCGCGCCCGCGCGGAAACGGCCACCGCTGCCGGGCGGTGGGACGACGCGATCGCCGATTGCACGACCGCTGTCGAAGCCGATTTCAACTTACTGGTTGTAGTCTCGGCACGCATTCTGGCGGTCGCCACACGGGGCGATGCGACCGCCAGCCGGGTGGCTGCGCGTCAGATCGACGCGCTTCAAACGAGCCTCACCCAATCGTACCTGTTGCGCGGCACGACGCACGCGCGGGCCGGCCGCGACGACCGCGCGTGCGCCGACTTCACCCACGTCCTCCGCCTCGTCCCCGACCACGCCGGCGCCCTTGTCGCCCGCGGCGACGCCTACCGACGACAGGAACAGTACGATCTGGCGAAGGCGGACTACGTCGCGGCCACCCGGCACGAACCGACCCTCGCGGTTGCCCGGTGCGGGTTGGGCGAAGTCGCACTTCATCTCGGCGACTTCGCGGCCGCCGTTACCGACTTCACGACCGCGATTCGCCTCGACCCGGAACCCGCGGCACCATACCTCGGCCGCGGCCGGGCTGTACTCGAACTCGGCGACCTGCCCGCCGCGCGAGCCGACTTCGACCGGGCACTCGCCCGCGCCCCCGAATCCGCCACCGCCCACTATTACCGCGGCCTCTGCCTGGCCCGTGCGAACGACTCCGCGGCAGCCCTCGAAGACTTCGGGCGAGCGCTGGAACTCGATGCGACTCTCGCGCCCGCTTACCTCGCCCGCGGCGAAACCCACCGTACCGTCGGCGCGCTCGAAACCGCCCTGGCGGATCTCGACGAATACCTGCGCCGCGACCCGGCTTCGGTCGCCGGCCTGACAATGCGTGGGGAAATTCACCAGGACCGGTGCAACCACGACTGCGCCGTGGCCGATTTCGACGCGGCACTTGGCTATGCCCCCGACGGAGGCGATCTGTACGTCCGCCGGGCACGGGCGCTGTGCTTGAAGGCGGGCCAGACCGCCGCCGCGGACTCGCTCGCCGAAGCGCTGCGCTTGTACCCCAAGGCGTCCGCGCGCGGCTCCGCTGCCCAAGAACCGATAGGAATTCTCGCGCTCGCCGGCGAAACCGCCCCATCTCCGGGCGCGGTCGCATTCGAGCGGGGACTGGCATACCAGCAAGACGGCGACGCCGACCGCGCGCTGGCGGCTTACGACGACGCGATTCTCCTCGATCCGGATTACGCGGCCGCGTACCGGGAACGGGGGCAATTGCACCGGCAGGCGGGCCGGGGCCGGCAGGCGCTCGACGATTTCTCGACCGCCATCCGCCTCGCCCCGGACGAGCCCGAAACGTACTTACGCCGCGGGAGTACGTACCTCGCGGTCGGGCAACTCGACCGCGCGACCGCCGACTTCGACGCGGCCTTGCGACTCGATCCCGATTTGGCCGCGGCTTACGCGAACCGCGGACTCGTCCGCGTGAAGCAGGGTGACCCACACGCCGCGGCGGCCGACGCGACCGCGGCCCTCCGGCTCGACCCCGCCCTGACCCGCGCGTACTTCGTCCGCGGGGCCGCCCGCGCGGCCCTCGGCCGGCACGCCGACGCGGTCGACGACTTCGATCATCTACTCGAACTCGATCCGGCCGACGCCCTCGCGTACAACGAGCGCGGGGTGGTACTCGCGGACATGGGCGAGTACGAGCGGGCCGTTGCCGACTACGACCGGGCGATCGAACTCAAACCGGCGTTCGTTCTGGCACGCTTCAACCGGGCGGTCGCCCTCCGCGCGAGCGGGAACCCCGGTGCCGCGGCGGCCGACCTCGACGAGGTGATCCGCCGCCAGCCACAATCCGCCCACGCGTACTACCACCGCGGTCTCGCCGCGTTCGACCTTGGTGATCACCCCCGGGCCGCGGCAGATTTAATCCGCGCGAGCCAGCTCGACCCCGATCTGGATGGCGTTTCCGAACAGCTCGAACGGGTCCAGGCTGCCTCTCATGCACTGGCGGACGCGGCGGCTCTCGTCACGACACCCGAATTTCCCGCACCGCTCCAAATCGCGGCGCCTATCGAGGAATTTGAAGAAGTCACGCCCGTCAGTTCTTCCGAGCCGCCAATAGCACCGGCTGAAACGCTCCCCGAAGCCACGGCGGTTACGAACGAAGTGGAGCCAGTCGAAGTCGACCCGCCGCCCGCGCCGGCGCCCCGGACATCCGGTCCCACCGGCGGGTCTTGCCCCGATTGCCCGGAATGCCGGCGACCGGGGAAAGTGGCCTGGGTCCGGCCGGGCCAATCGTTTTATTGCTCCGGGTGCCGGTACATTTTCAAATTCCATTCCTCCGGCGCGCCGGTCAAAGTGTCCCGCCGTGCGGAGCGGAAAATGGCCGCCCGGACTGATCCCGCGCGGCCGCCGCTCGTCGCCCGGGCTCTGGCGCGGGGCTGGCGCGGGGGCCTGGCTGCGACCGTATTGTTGGCATGCGGCGTCCTGGTGTTCACACTCCGACCGGCCGCCGCGCACCCCCTCCGCGAACGCAGCCGCGACTTGACCCGGGCGTGGTTGGCTCAAGACGTGACGCGAATGTCGGAAACGACCGACCCGGATATGGGAAAGAAACTCGAACGCTGGCTGGTCCGCAATCCGCCGCCCGAATTCGCACGGGGCAACTCATCTGGTGCCGTGAGTATCGAAGCGTCCGTCGAGCGGACTGATGGGAAATCGGCCGACGTGGCCCTGAAACTCAGCATCGCCGACGCGAATGGCTCACCGCTCGTCGCCGTCATCTACCAGCATTGGATCGAGAAGAACGGTCGATGGTATTTTGCTCCAGACACGAAAGAGACACCGCCTCGCAAGTCTGGCCCGACAAAAAAAGGGAAGTGA
- a CDS encoding acetate/propionate family kinase has protein sequence MATHPATNSTPAGPLRSGNRILTINGGSSSIKFALYDPGESLQKTLAGAIERIGLADSSLHVNKPGQPNEKHPLPAGDPATAITGLIDWLDRAGELGKVAAIGYRVVHGGPAHTEPQTVTPELLADLRQAIPLAPNHLPIEIRLIETAAARLPGVPQVVCFDTTFHNHLPTVARTLPIPRRYAAAGVHRYGFHGLSYAYLLEELEKLAGPEAARGRVIFAHLGNGASLAAVRDAQCVDTTMGFTPDGGLVMGTRTGDLDPGVLIYLVRTEKLSPDQLEDLVTKQSGLLGVSETSPDMRDLLARRDNDPRAAEAVALFCYQIRKWIGAFAAALGGVDTLVFAGGIGEHAAEVRAGACDGLGFFGVALDPTANAANAPVISAGDGVTVRVIPTDEELMIARTVLRIVGGNS, from the coding sequence ATGGCCACGCACCCGGCTACCAACTCCACTCCGGCCGGACCGCTCCGGTCGGGAAACCGCATTCTCACCATCAACGGCGGCTCGTCGAGCATCAAGTTCGCCCTGTACGACCCCGGCGAGTCCCTTCAAAAAACGCTCGCCGGAGCCATCGAACGCATCGGGCTCGCGGATTCATCCCTTCACGTAAACAAGCCGGGCCAGCCGAACGAAAAACATCCACTCCCGGCCGGCGACCCAGCTACCGCAATTACCGGGCTGATCGACTGGTTGGACCGAGCCGGTGAGCTGGGCAAAGTGGCGGCCATCGGCTACCGGGTCGTCCACGGCGGTCCCGCTCACACCGAGCCGCAAACCGTCACCCCCGAATTGCTCGCCGACCTGCGCCAGGCGATCCCGCTCGCTCCGAATCACCTCCCGATCGAGATCCGGCTCATCGAAACGGCGGCAGCTCGTCTGCCCGGAGTGCCGCAGGTGGTTTGCTTCGACACCACGTTTCACAACCATCTCCCGACCGTCGCCCGAACGCTCCCGATCCCGCGCCGGTACGCCGCGGCGGGGGTCCACCGATACGGATTCCACGGCCTGTCTTACGCTTATCTCCTCGAAGAACTCGAAAAGCTTGCGGGACCGGAAGCCGCTCGCGGTCGGGTGATTTTCGCGCACCTGGGGAACGGAGCGAGCCTGGCGGCCGTTCGCGACGCACAGTGCGTCGATACCACGATGGGCTTCACCCCGGACGGCGGGTTGGTGATGGGTACCCGAACCGGCGATCTCGACCCCGGCGTGTTAATCTACCTGGTCCGGACTGAGAAGCTATCGCCGGACCAACTCGAAGACCTGGTGACAAAGCAATCCGGTCTGCTCGGCGTGTCCGAAACCAGCCCGGACATGCGCGATTTGCTCGCACGGCGAGACAACGACCCGCGGGCAGCCGAGGCGGTCGCGCTGTTTTGCTACCAGATTCGGAAATGGATCGGCGCGTTCGCTGCGGCTCTGGGCGGGGTCGATACCCTGGTGTTTGCCGGCGGCATCGGCGAACATGCTGCCGAAGTCCGCGCCGGCGCGTGCGACGGCCTTGGATTTTTTGGCGTTGCCCTCGATCCAACGGCCAACGCCGCGAACGCCCCCGTGATCTCCGCCGGGGACGGCGTGACCGTTCGGGTCATCCCGACGGACGAAGAGTTGATGATCGCCCGGACCGTCCTCCGAATCGTCGGAGGCAATTCGTAG
- a CDS encoding DUF4198 domain-containing protein has protein sequence MRFIRGVLMSLLLGSVPAPVFAHYHMLLPDKPAAKTDEPVTFTYQFGHPFEHQLFDTMKPTELYVIAPDGAKTDLTATLEKTTADGTDGKKVAGYKFTFTPAKRGDYTLVAVSPEVKVDGEPHPLRDVIKTVLHVQTQNGWDRRVVTGKASAVELSPLTRPYGLTGGMAFQVEAEEPADGDRKPLGRIAIEVEKYNPVPPKDLPDDEFITRTARTTRSGDATVTLGERGWWAVTAVRDRDQVRHRCTLWIHVDDKPHSK, from the coding sequence ATGCGTTTCATCCGTGGCGTCTTGATGTCCCTCCTTCTCGGGTCGGTTCCAGCTCCCGTCTTCGCTCACTACCACATGCTGCTACCGGACAAGCCGGCCGCGAAAACGGACGAACCGGTGACGTTCACCTATCAGTTCGGCCATCCGTTCGAGCACCAGTTGTTCGACACGATGAAGCCGACGGAGTTGTACGTGATCGCCCCGGACGGAGCGAAGACCGATCTGACCGCAACTCTGGAAAAGACAACGGCGGACGGGACGGACGGGAAAAAGGTCGCGGGATACAAGTTCACATTCACCCCAGCCAAGCGTGGGGATTACACGCTCGTTGCCGTCAGCCCGGAAGTGAAGGTGGACGGCGAACCGCACCCGCTGCGGGACGTGATCAAGACGGTCCTCCATGTGCAAACGCAAAACGGGTGGGACCGCCGGGTCGTAACCGGGAAGGCGTCGGCGGTCGAACTCTCGCCACTCACCCGGCCGTATGGGTTGACCGGCGGAATGGCGTTTCAGGTCGAGGCCGAAGAACCCGCGGACGGCGACCGAAAGCCGCTCGGTCGGATTGCTATCGAAGTCGAGAAGTACAATCCGGTCCCGCCAAAAGATCTCCCGGACGACGAATTCATCACTCGCACCGCCCGCACGACTCGGTCGGGTGACGCGACCGTCACGCTCGGCGAACGTGGCTGGTGGGCCGTCACGGCGGTCCGCGACCGGGACCAGGTACGGCACCGATGCACCCTCTGGATTCATGTGGACGATAAACCGCATTCCAAGTGA
- a CDS encoding matrixin family metalloprotease — translation MSAIPRCVRITPVSPNRTILRVDPFEDRLVPSLTVQFDYSQDTSGLFSNPAAQASLQFAADTLTAQITSDLPAIVPNAAAGNTWSAVFPNPSTGATDEIPNLTVPQDTIVVYVGGRPLNGTEAGQGGPGGYQAGGSTAWVNSIVNRGPIGYGSWGGAISFDTNQHWYFGSDPNTIPAGEIDFYSVATHELGHVLGFGTSTAWSDLIQNGHFIGAATTALAGSSPAISADGAHFAMDTHSPGCNCPACVAARMAAADGQNGVSMQPILNTNQRVGFSELDYAALKDMGWQISDSAFSGSSITASPPPASPPAAVVPPVTPPTLPTVTPANVIPGLAPGAATTPTGSGTTDSTTAAPQTGSKITDNAAVTSTPTTTTTGITTNTSTGGLPAGTPASQVAIVSGSGDGSIQVCLVGTNGQLTPVGDPLYPFPGFTGTVRAVAADLTDDGTADIVAGVGPGGGSQIAVLDGRTFTPAAASFSAFEPSFNGGVFLAAGDIGNTGKDDLIVTPDDGGGARVRILGLNDGQLNSVVPDFFGINDPNFRGGARTAVADVNGDGMPDLIVAAGTGGGPRVSIIDGRTLLSGTHQNLVPDFFAFDPTLTNGVYVAAGQVAGGGTDLVFGAGPGGGPRMLVVSAQTLMADGSAVALANPAFDTFVGNASDRGGVRVAVKNGNVVAGSGSGPLVQVYTGNASGGFTLATATDPLAATTNDGIYVG, via the coding sequence ATGAGCGCGATTCCTCGTTGTGTCCGTATCACGCCGGTTTCACCCAACCGCACCATCCTCCGCGTCGACCCCTTCGAAGACCGACTCGTTCCGTCCCTCACGGTCCAGTTCGACTACTCGCAAGACACGAGCGGTCTCTTCAGTAACCCGGCCGCCCAGGCGAGTCTCCAGTTTGCCGCCGATACGCTGACCGCCCAGATCACGTCGGATCTCCCGGCAATCGTCCCGAACGCGGCCGCCGGGAACACCTGGAGCGCTGTGTTCCCCAACCCGAGTACCGGGGCGACGGACGAGATTCCGAACCTGACCGTCCCGCAGGATACCATCGTCGTCTACGTCGGCGGGCGGCCACTCAACGGGACCGAGGCCGGTCAGGGGGGGCCGGGCGGGTACCAGGCCGGCGGGTCGACCGCGTGGGTCAATTCGATCGTCAACCGCGGCCCGATCGGGTACGGGTCGTGGGGCGGCGCCATCTCGTTCGACACGAACCAACACTGGTACTTCGGGTCCGACCCGAACACGATCCCGGCCGGGGAGATTGACTTTTACTCGGTAGCGACCCACGAACTCGGACACGTCCTCGGGTTCGGGACGTCGACCGCGTGGAGCGATCTCATTCAGAACGGGCACTTTATCGGGGCCGCCACCACCGCCCTCGCCGGGTCGTCCCCGGCGATCTCGGCGGACGGCGCCCACTTCGCCATGGACACCCACTCCCCGGGTTGCAACTGTCCGGCCTGTGTGGCCGCCCGGATGGCCGCCGCGGACGGGCAGAACGGCGTGTCCATGCAACCGATCCTGAACACGAACCAGCGGGTCGGGTTCTCGGAACTGGATTACGCCGCCCTGAAAGACATGGGCTGGCAGATCTCGGACTCGGCCTTCTCGGGTTCGTCGATCACCGCCTCCCCGCCCCCCGCTTCCCCGCCCGCGGCGGTCGTGCCGCCGGTCACTCCCCCGACGCTCCCTACGGTGACGCCCGCCAACGTGATTCCCGGCTTGGCTCCGGGTGCAGCGACCACCCCGACGGGCAGTGGGACCACCGACAGCACCACGGCGGCCCCCCAGACCGGAAGCAAAATCACCGACAATGCCGCGGTTACGAGTACGCCGACGACAACGACGACGGGAATAACGACCAACACGTCCACTGGTGGCTTGCCGGCCGGCACCCCGGCCAGCCAGGTGGCGATCGTGTCCGGGTCGGGTGACGGCAGCATTCAAGTATGTCTCGTGGGCACCAACGGTCAGTTGACCCCGGTCGGCGACCCCTTGTACCCGTTCCCCGGGTTCACCGGGACGGTCCGGGCGGTGGCGGCCGACCTGACCGACGACGGGACGGCCGACATCGTGGCCGGCGTCGGGCCCGGCGGCGGGTCGCAGATCGCCGTCCTCGACGGGCGGACGTTCACCCCGGCCGCGGCCTCGTTCTCGGCGTTCGAGCCGTCGTTCAACGGCGGGGTGTTCCTGGCCGCGGGCGACATCGGAAACACCGGGAAGGACGACCTGATCGTCACCCCCGACGACGGCGGCGGGGCGCGGGTCCGCATCCTCGGCCTGAACGACGGCCAACTCAACTCGGTCGTCCCCGACTTCTTTGGCATCAACGACCCCAACTTCCGGGGCGGGGCCCGGACGGCCGTCGCGGACGTGAACGGCGACGGGATGCCGGACCTGATCGTGGCGGCCGGCACCGGTGGTGGCCCGCGGGTTTCGATCATCGACGGCAGAACCTTGCTCTCCGGCACGCACCAGAATCTGGTCCCGGACTTCTTCGCGTTCGATCCGACGCTGACGAATGGCGTGTACGTCGCGGCCGGACAGGTAGCCGGTGGCGGGACCGATCTGGTCTTCGGAGCTGGCCCGGGCGGCGGCCCGCGGATGCTCGTGGTCAGCGCTCAAACGCTGATGGCGGACGGGTCGGCTGTGGCTCTGGCGAACCCGGCGTTCGACACGTTCGTCGGGAATGCGTCCGATCGAGGCGGGGTACGAGTGGCGGTCAAGAACGGGAACGTGGTAGCCGGCAGTGGGAGCGGCCCGCTGGTTCAAGTGTATACCGGTAATGCGAGTGGCGGATTCACCCTGGCTACCGCGACCGACCCGCTAGCCGCCACCACCAACGACGGGATTTACGTCGGGTAA
- a CDS encoding matrixin family metalloprotease, protein MSLSSRSVRAVPASANRTVLRVDSLEDRLVPSLTIQFDYSHDTNGFFNDPARRADLQLAADTLASQITTTLPAITPNAAAGNTWNAVFPDPSTGATDETPNLTVPQGTIIVYVGGNTLAGTEAGEGGPGGYQAGGSTAWVSSIVNRGPIGYGSWGGAVTFDMNQNWYFGTDPNARPAGEIDFFSVATHELGHTLGIGTSTEWSSLVQNGHFVGADATALLGGSSPAVSADGDHFAENTYSPGPAGHNIVSMQPILNTTQRVYFSELDYAALADLGWQVTGQVSTTTSPVTVSPPATTSPPTTVPPTVPPVTTPGVIPGLAPGASVVPTGSGTTNSVTTSSNTTTPTADASTSATTSTNTTTSATDIGLPAGTPASQVAIVSGSGDGSIQVYLVGTNGQMTEVGGPLYPFPGFTGTVRAVAADLTGDGTADIVAGVGPGGGSQIAVLDGRTFTPAAAAFSAYESSFNGGVFLAAGDIGNTGKDDLIVTPDDGGGARVRILGLSNGQLASVVPDFFGINDPNFRGGARTAVADVNGDGMPDLIVVAGTGGGPRVSIINGATLLSGTHQDLVPDFFAFEPTLANGVYVSAGPVTGGGTDIVFGAGPGGGPRMLVVSAQTLMAEGSADALANPVYDTFVGSTSDRGGVRVAVKNGNVLAGSGSSPMVQVYTGTSSGSLTLAASTDPLAAATSDGIYVG, encoded by the coding sequence ATGAGCTTGTCTTCCCGCAGTGTCCGTGCCGTTCCCGCGTCGGCCAACCGCACCGTCCTCCGCGTCGACTCCCTTGAGGACCGGCTCGTCCCGTCCCTCACCATCCAGTTCGACTACTCGCACGACACTAACGGGTTCTTCAACGACCCGGCCCGTCGTGCAGACCTCCAGCTGGCTGCCGACACCCTCGCGTCGCAGATCACGACCACCCTGCCCGCGATCACACCGAACGCGGCCGCCGGGAACACCTGGAACGCCGTGTTCCCCGACCCGAGCACGGGGGCGACGGACGAGACGCCGAACCTGACCGTCCCGCAAGGAACGATCATTGTGTACGTCGGCGGCAACACGCTCGCCGGGACCGAGGCCGGGGAGGGCGGGCCGGGCGGATACCAGGCCGGCGGGTCGACCGCGTGGGTCAGCTCGATCGTCAACCGCGGGCCGATCGGGTACGGGTCGTGGGGCGGGGCCGTCACCTTCGACATGAACCAGAACTGGTACTTCGGTACCGACCCGAACGCGCGGCCCGCCGGGGAGATCGACTTCTTCTCGGTGGCCACGCACGAACTCGGGCACACCCTCGGGATCGGCACCTCGACCGAGTGGAGCAGCCTGGTCCAGAACGGGCACTTCGTCGGGGCCGACGCGACGGCCCTGCTCGGTGGGTCGTCGCCGGCGGTCTCGGCGGACGGCGACCACTTCGCCGAAAACACGTACTCCCCCGGCCCGGCCGGGCACAACATCGTGTCCATGCAGCCGATCCTGAACACGACCCAGCGGGTCTACTTCTCGGAGCTGGACTACGCCGCCCTCGCGGACCTCGGCTGGCAAGTTACCGGGCAGGTCTCGACGACCACGTCGCCGGTCACGGTTTCCCCGCCCGCGACGACATCCCCCCCAACCACCGTTCCCCCGACCGTTCCCCCGGTGACCACGCCGGGCGTGATCCCGGGCCTGGCCCCGGGGGCCTCGGTCGTCCCGACCGGGAGCGGGACCACCAACAGCGTCACCACCAGCAGCAACACGACCACGCCCACGGCCGACGCGTCGACGAGTGCGACGACCTCCACCAACACGACGACGAGTGCGACGGACATCGGGCTCCCGGCCGGCACCCCGGCCAGTCAGGTGGCGATCGTGTCCGGGTCGGGCGACGGGAGCATTCAGGTTTATCTCGTCGGCACCAACGGCCAGATGACCGAAGTCGGCGGCCCCCTGTACCCGTTCCCCGGGTTTACCGGGACGGTCCGGGCGGTGGCGGCCGACCTGACCGGCGACGGGACGGCCGACATCGTGGCCGGCGTCGGGCCCGGCGGCGGGTCGCAGATCGCCGTCCTCGACGGGCGGACGTTCACCCCGGCCGCGGCCGCCTTCTCCGCGTACGAGTCGTCGTTCAACGGCGGGGTGTTCCTGGCCGCGGGCGACATCGGGAACACCGGGAAGGACGACCTGATCGTCACCCCCGACGACGGCGGCGGGGCGCGGGTTCGCATCCTCGGCCTGAGCAACGGCCAACTCGCCTCGGTCGTCCCCGACTTCTTTGGCATCAACGACCCCAACTTCCGGGGCGGGGCCCGGACGGCCGTCGCGGACGTGAACGGCGACGGGATGCCGGACCTGATCGTGGTGGCCGGCACCGGCGGCGGCCCGCGCGTTTCGATCATCAACGGGGCGACCTTGCTCTCTGGCACTCACCAGGATCTGGTCCCGGACTTCTTCGCCTTCGAGCCGACGCTGGCGAACGGGGTGTACGTCTCGGCCGGGCCGGTGACCGGCGGCGGGACGGACATCGTGTTCGGGGCCGGCCCCGGCGGCGGCCCGCGGATGCTGGTGGTGAGCGCTCAGACGCTGATGGCGGAAGGCTCTGCGGATGCTCTGGCGAACCCGGTGTACGACACGTTCGTCGGCAGCACGTCGGACCGGGGCGGGGTGCGGGTCGCGGTGAAGAACGGCAACGTCCTGGCCGGAAGCGGCAGCAGCCCGATGGTCCAGGTCTACACCGGGACTTCGAGCGGTAGCCTGACGCTGGCCGCGTCCACCGACCCGCTGGCCGCTGCGACGAGCGACGGGATTTACGTGGGGTAA